A DNA window from Paraburkholderia sp. IMGN_8 contains the following coding sequences:
- a CDS encoding oxidoreductase, producing the protein MASSKTLLITGVSSGFGRALAQEALAVGHKVVGTVRSAQAKRDFESLSTNAALGRALDVTDFDEVDGVVAEIEANVGPIDVLVNNAGYGHEGIMEESPLSEMRRQFDVNVFGAVAMMKAVLPFMRKRRRGHILNITSMGGYITMPGIAYYCGSKFALEGISEALGKEVKPFGIAVTAVAPGSFRTDWAGRSMTRTPRSIPDYDHIFDPIRKAREEKSGKQLGDPRKAARAMLAAIATDHPPAHLLLGSDALGLVRDKLSTLNVEIGAWEATTVSTDG; encoded by the coding sequence GCGCTCGCACAAGAAGCGCTAGCGGTGGGTCACAAAGTCGTAGGTACAGTGAGAAGTGCGCAGGCAAAGCGCGATTTCGAGTCTCTGTCCACGAATGCTGCTTTGGGACGTGCGCTCGACGTGACCGACTTCGACGAGGTCGACGGCGTCGTGGCAGAAATCGAGGCTAACGTGGGGCCCATCGATGTGCTGGTCAACAATGCCGGCTACGGCCACGAGGGCATCATGGAAGAATCGCCGTTGTCGGAAATGCGCCGACAGTTCGATGTGAATGTATTTGGCGCGGTCGCCATGATGAAGGCCGTCCTGCCTTTCATGCGTAAGCGCCGCCGCGGCCACATTCTGAATATCACGTCGATGGGCGGCTACATCACCATGCCGGGAATCGCTTATTACTGCGGGAGCAAATTTGCACTGGAGGGCATCTCCGAGGCGCTTGGCAAAGAGGTCAAGCCTTTCGGTATTGCCGTGACAGCCGTGGCGCCGGGCTCGTTTCGCACTGATTGGGCGGGCCGCTCGATGACGCGGACGCCCCGCTCGATTCCGGATTACGACCATATCTTCGACCCCATCCGCAAAGCCCGTGAGGAAAAAAGCGGCAAGCAATTGGGAGATCCCAGGAAAGCAGCACGCGCAATGCTGGCCGCCATTGCTACGGATCACCCGCCCGCGCATCTTTTGCTCGGTAGCGACGCGCTCGGGCTCGTGCGAGACAAATTGTCGACATTGAACGTTGAAATCGGTGCGTGGGAGGCTACTACTGTCTCGACGGACGGCTGA
- a CDS encoding SDR family oxidoreductase: MTDSDRNLDGIRVALTGGTSGLGLVLMDELLARGATVAFVARRAQRVASVAATRTKVAGIVGDIAMKGDIYPLALQINGVLGGVDVLVNNASSLGPVPLALFADTNCEDFEAALATNVLGPFRLTKALLGSLAAAAREHGGAVVLNVSSDAAVEPYPTWGAYGASKAALRQMSRIWSVELAPQRIRMLSLDPGDMDTPLHALAAPGDDPATLKHPADAAHEFADAIASALHELRNSATHGRS; this comes from the coding sequence ATGACCGATTCGGACAGAAACCTTGACGGCATTCGCGTTGCCCTCACGGGCGGCACGTCGGGACTCGGCCTCGTGTTAATGGACGAGTTGCTCGCCCGCGGCGCGACGGTGGCCTTTGTTGCCCGTCGCGCGCAACGGGTCGCCTCCGTGGCTGCCACACGCACGAAAGTCGCCGGCATCGTCGGCGACATAGCGATGAAAGGCGACATCTATCCGCTCGCGTTGCAGATCAATGGCGTGCTGGGCGGCGTCGATGTGCTGGTGAACAATGCGTCGTCGCTCGGGCCCGTGCCGCTCGCGCTTTTCGCGGACACCAACTGCGAAGACTTCGAAGCCGCACTGGCGACAAATGTGCTCGGCCCGTTCCGGCTGACCAAGGCATTGCTGGGTTCGCTCGCGGCGGCCGCGCGAGAGCACGGTGGCGCCGTCGTGCTGAACGTATCGAGCGATGCTGCCGTCGAGCCGTACCCAACATGGGGCGCCTACGGCGCAAGCAAGGCGGCGCTGCGCCAGATGTCCCGCATCTGGAGCGTCGAGCTTGCCCCGCAGCGGATTCGGATGCTGTCCCTCGACCCGGGTGACATGGATACGCCATTGCATGCGCTCGCCGCGCCCGGTGACGACCCCGCGACATTGAAGCACCCCGCCGACGCGGCACACGAGTTCGCCGACGCGATTGCGTCGGCATTGCATGAGTTGCGCAATTCCGCCACGCATGGGAGATCGTGA